Part of the Lolium rigidum isolate FL_2022 chromosome 6, APGP_CSIRO_Lrig_0.1, whole genome shotgun sequence genome, CCGCCTCCGGCGCCACCATCTGCTCGTCCGGACTAGGCTGGTTGAAGCCCGTACAAACCGTCGTCCTCTCCGGCGTGCCACACTGCCACCTTTTGTATACGTAGAGGCCGGTCAAGGTTGGGGTCCGAGGTTAATTTCAGCTGCTGACTCCTGCACTGCACTGCCATGcggggcgatttgcacaaaaataacccaaaactgaaagaaaaacacagactgaccctccggcgaaactatttcacccatctaacccttttgtgtggcgtcccgcacaacggcgccacacatgcctgtgtggcgcccctcctgccggcgccacacacccagccgacgtggcgccctcgacgctgcgctggcgcgccgatccgacgtggcagcatgtgtggcgcccctcccatcggcgccacacatgcacttgtaattggccccaacatactgtaagacaaagcatctgggacttagccgttttgaggaggctgtttgtgtggcgccgatgccacgggcgccacagagtgaggtgtggcgccaatgccaccggcgccacacaaacagcctcctcaaaacggctaagtcccagacttccggagcccctggatgtgttGGACATATAAGTTGcatcgtgtggcgccgatgccatgggcgccacactgtGAGATGTGGCGCCGGCCTGAGGGGCGCCAcacgttgacttgtgttaaatACATGAAAATTCTTGCCTTAATTAAACAGTTTTCAACAGAACAATAGCAATTTCATACACATAGAACATACACATAGCACACATCATAGATCACATCTTAGcacatagattcaaacaacacgtagcaatagagacatggttcgaaatgacatagggttcacaacacGATATTTaagaagatagagttcacaacactaGCAAATGCATCTATCCTCCGCGACGTCCCCTCCTcgagggctgcttccggacggccaaccttttcgtccgctgccgtggctgttgctcctgctcctgctgctcctgctgctcctgatgcccctgctcctcctcctcctcctctgaagataacggctcgtcgttcctcatctttctcaaagttgatctccgcggcggcgtctcatcctcctcaatgacaaccttctttcctcggttgacataatcgtcCGGAGTGTATCGTTTAGGAgcgttgccccttggcttcaacttgtAAGCGGACCGTTTGGCTTTCTTCTTGCCTTGACTCGGGATGGTGTCGTCcgcaggaatcttcacaaacatgaacacatgacatTACAAAAAGTTGAAACTAGTAAGCACAGGTTTGAGTGGTAACAAAATAGTCCAAACCTCCGCTTCTTCGAAGAGGATGTAGCCGCAATTTCGgtgtcgcggcaacctagcaagttggctaaccgccgcatctttcgtgccgtgttctgcgtcatggaagtcATGGTTACAAAGGCACCCGAACACAGTAGCTCACATTGCCAATGTTGGTgaccataccttaatgaaatgccgcatcGGTCCGATAGGCTTGTCATCTGTATGGCTCGATCCCAAACAGtctcgcactcctcagctgtttttGGATCTCGGACCGCTGCGACAAACATATTATACAAATTTTGAGCGATCACATGCCaatgtagatgatgtactagctaacgagagaatacattaccacgaagttcagctcggaagcaatagaagtcgatcttccTCTACGAGCaaaggtgtcgtgctggctttgcgcaagCTCAttgaactcgatggggtcgtacAAGATGTCGTCATCATACGCAGGTTTCACTAGCTCGATACGCGTGCTTTCATGAAACCAttggagatagttgttgaaagcggccaagtcgtgggGGACAATCTCCACATCGCCAGCATTCCGTaccgcttccaaacagtgttggaacgctgtgacGTGGCCTCTATGATGGACATGCCAatctgtgatcttcctctgctgcTTCCTATCAAGCCTGGAAGAATCAACAAGTTACATACTATCTCTTCAATCAACAAGCTTTCATCCCATGATTCaaaaagtttacctatgaagcgcgtggtccgtgtcttgccactgaggtgggcactcctgatacagcccaaactgccTCATCACTCTATGCGGCTGGTGGtactcaacaagccacatgcatatgagtgggcagcgcatacgccagaaacgcgcctcctcaaggcacttggggttgaggtcagccatccccgcgccaatacggtagtacataccatatggctcccaatccacctgcaACATACAAATATTTAGGAATTGGACTAAAATATGAAGACCCCATTGCAAAAGAGTGATGGATTaaaatcggttacctgctcagcggtaagagtatccaactcctcagtgtagtgACTGTACAtgatccgagacattgtcccaaagatatgcccaagtcggctcccgATCAAGGTTGTGCCGGTAATGAGGCCATGGTCTCGCTGTGAGTATCCTGGGCCggccaactgataggcggtcccagctccatacggaaagtaggagcaagcatccaccaataccgccggtcccagtcctgctcccagtcctgcgacaagcttcgtccaactgcgtacataagacatttggttaggactttgtctagcacactactataggaaaatagtaaatagaacaaatcatcacctgtcggtagaggtaggcaagtgccgctgttccccaactccaccggcgctccaacaccgtaagcgccttgagccaacaccaatgggccaacttcccaccactgtcagcaaagagagtcctcgaTAACATGTACCACAAGTACACTCGGGTGTACGTCCTGATAGTGTCACGCTCGGCCCCTTCCGGCAGGAGTTCTCCGAAGTTAGTCCGTATCCAAGCGAAAGGTGCGCCGGCGGgagctctctcctttggattttctggcgccggaggagccatgccaataaggtTCGCCATCTGctcgcgccacccatcagaagctgtgttcatacacagtggctcgccctgaataggcaGTCCAAGTATCATTGAgacatcctgaagagtaggggtcatctcgccggccctcaagtggaaggtgtgcgtctccggcctccaccggtcgacaagggcggtgagtgccgcggcgttcatgttcatcccccccccccccggcttacaagcgtgatgaacgggagaagaccggtggGCTGGataaactccgtgtacctctcgtcatacggcatATCTACCGTGCCATGGtatcgaatcttcaaagggtgaagatccgttcccctctccgtcatatgaacagcccggtgctccctgtcgtactcttcatccagaagccacaccatcctacatgtttacagaaCCAttttatgagtcattccactaacaaaaatgagcaacacatacatgagagttcatatccaaatacatgagagttccatacatacacacatacattcatatctagggttccaacaaatatttggttcaaatatgagttattccatcacaaatagtagacatttcaagacatacatacatagaatttgaacacatacatagccattttatatctacatagacaaatctagggttcatatccaaatccaccaaatccaccaacaatagtggacgaatcagagggaatcgaagggaataccttgaggaatggaggaggaaggacttggccggatagatctgacgattccttggtcgatttggtgggggggccgaaggggaggcgggcggcggcgacggttggggaggagaagcagagaggaagagaaagaagaaagagagggtcgggctgggcgcgggcgcgggcgccacacttaagtggatgtgtggcgcccgtggcactcGGCGCCACAcgggctagtgtggcgcccgtggcatcggcgccacacatcgagcctcgcaaaacggctaagtctcagaggatttgtctcacagtatgttttgggcaattccaagtgcatgtgtggcgccgttgggagggacgccacacatgctgccacatcggatgggcgcaccagctcagcggcgagggggccacgtcggctgggacagtggcgccggcaggaggggagccacatgggcatgtgtggcgcccgttgaaggggcgccacacaaaagggttagatgggtgaaatagtttcgccggagggtcagtctgtgcttttctttcagttttgggttatttttgtgcaaatcgccgccATGCGGTTGCATGGTCCGAGCAGAGGTGAGCTTGTCGTGCGCGCTGAAGGTCGCGCAACGTGGACGCCGCAGTAGTAGGTGGTCCGATATGGATGGCGAAACTCCAACATTTGTGTATGTGTTCACTCCCGCGGCCACGTGCGATAAAGGTTTCGCGGGACTTCCAGTTGCAGCGCCGCTAGCTTTGCCAAAGCAGTCGTTGACTTGTGCGCTTCAGGTGTACGTACGGTACGCTTGAGTCCAAATGGCCGTCATGGTCAATGTTTGCAGCTGGCCAGAAACTGCAAATGAGAAGACACGCGATGTTTGCTGCAAGATCGTGCCAGCAGCGCTACGTGTTCTTGCATCTGAAAATTTACGTACTCTGCTTCTCTGTCTCTGTACTTTGAGAAGAGAAACATTTCTCAGCTACCTGGTACAGACGCATAACCAAGCAGCTCCCTCAAGTGCTGGGTGATGACACGACGATGAAATGTCGCGAGTGGCCTGATCAAAACAAAAATCGATACATGCTCTTCTTCGACTTGACGCCCTTCTCTGTTTGGCATCTAGGGTGATTTCTTTTGGGCCTCGGGCAGCAGAAGGTCAAAAGAAGTCTCAGGCTTGTGCATGACTTATTTCCACCGTGAAACTTATTGCGTGTATGGGGTCTGCCCCAGTACcccctacacacacacacacaccagttTGGGTCCTAAGCCCAAGTCCAAACCCACCCATGTATGTGTTTGACAGCCACCAACAACTTCACGATCTATACGTGCAGCCGATCTCCACCTCCACGTTCGTAGACGCCGGCCGTCGTCCGGCCGATCCCCACGTTCGCATCTCCAAACCCTCGCAGACCACGTCCGCGTAAACCAAGGCCGGCTAGACCGGCTACAAGTCCGGCGGCCTTCGTTCTCAACAGTCCAGACTGTCCGGCGACTGGGTGGCCAAACAATCTGTcggaccgcgccgccgccaccgccgtttcTGCAAACCACCATGCCACCGTTACTGCACGTCGTCATACGGTCTGATCGTGCCGACCATCACCCCGCCACCATTACTACACGCCGCCGTACGACCTGATTGGCCTCTCACCGCTAGCTGTGCCTACTGGTAGGCACACCGCTGAGTTGCCATGGCTCCCGCCGACCACGAATGCCACCACCCGGAAAAACCACTTTGGATGAGACGACGACAGCATGCTACTCATACCTATACGTACCGTGCAGCTTGTACAATTTATTTGGGCCATACGGATTTTGTACACCTGTTATGTTTTAATGACGAAGGGGTATCAAGCGATCTCAGCCGTTCTTGTGTTTGAGTTTGCTATGAGTTTGAAGAGGGGGTTTGTACTGGAGCAAACACATGAGTGTATTGTGAGAAACTGGTATCGACCAGTTTCCAGACAGCTTCCCGAGCTTCTCCCCTAGAAACCAAATCGGCACGCAGCTTTAACCCCTTTGTTTCTTGTATTTACAGAAAACTACCACTTCAAGAAAACAATTGGGAAGTAGAAAGAAGTAATACAGAACCGCAGCCAGATCCCACGTCTTGATGCCACCGTTCTACTGCTCAAGCCCGTATGATGATCACTTCCCCGTCTCCGCCTCGTCGTTACCACCGCCCTGGCTGAAAAAATTGGCATGGGACGACGGAAATCGAGCTAACCGGCCACGTCTTCCCCAACTTCGGCTGACATGTTCTCCATTCGCGTCGGCGCCGTCGGACCTCCTACACCTTCAACGACCCCTCCAAGAGCTCAAGGGCGAGTGCGCGGTTCGAATGAACCCTCCACCTTGCTGTGTACTGCTCTGTAATGCGCCACCACCGTGAACCGTCGAACTTCGCTGTTCCGGTGGTCCTCGGCGCTAATTCCGGCGACCATCTGGCTCCTCACCGCCGCCAATTGACGTAGGACTCCGCCACGCTTCTGATCCGCGAGACCTCACACTCCGTCGAGCTTCAGAGGGTCGTCCCGACCTCCGTCCGACGCGCGTTCATCCGTGGCGGCTGCGAAACTtgtagaagcccaaaagaagtctctGGGGCAGCTTCTGAAATTTCTTTCCACCACCGTCTCTCCAGACCGCGCAACTCACAAGCCCGCTTTTTATTACAGTTAGGGAGAGGACCACCGCTTTAACGGTGCCAAAGTTTTGGCGAACGACTCTACTTAGGACACCAGCAATGGAAGCGGAATGTTTGTGTCGCCTCAACACAACCACCTAGTATGGATAGATGGAGctatagttaattatttatatatcCAAAACCAATAATTATTGATGAACTCAGCAAAGTACACAAGACCATATCTCTTGCCTCCTTTTCCTTATCTCTTTACCCTCTCTTTCTTGCCTTCTTATTATGGAGAAGTGTCCCCCTCTTCAAGCTACAACTTCATTTTTGACGCTACTACTTTTTTAGCTTTGGAACATCTAAACTTACATGGATCTGTGGGgcggtatgttttttttttgagaggggATGTGGGACGGTATGTTGAGGCATATCATTGGCCATGTCCTTATATGCTATTTTGCTCCACCCACAGCGCTTCCTGCCTCTCCTCCAAACCCTCCATATACGCGCTGTCTGGTCCATTATAAATAAATTTATCCAAAATGGCCTCCTTTTTTTAGGTCTGACATGTGAATCATCGGTGTAATAATAGGAAGGGCTGCTGGCAAGGACGTGGTCATATTTGTCCAAGTCAAAAAATTGTATTGGCGCCGGTAAGTCAAAGGAGATGGTTCCAACGTAAGTTACTTAGTAGCAAATTAACCGCAAGATAAGTTACTTAGTAGCAGGTCATACTCAGAAAAACAAATTAAAATGCTCTCATACGACCAAGCAAATTGTACCACTGCAGCGGAGGATGTCTGCGCGTGTAGTCAATATATACATACCCTCGTCCCCTCCATGGCTCCATCCCGAACAGCAGCAATGGCCGGAGGAGGAAACGGCGAGGTGAAGCTGCTCGGGACGTGGTCGAGCCCGTTCGTCCTGCGAGTGCGGCTCGCGCTCAGCCTCAAGGGCGTGAGCTACGAATACGTCGAGGAGGACCTCAAGAGCAAGAGCCAGCTGCTGCTCGAGTCCAACCCCGTCTACACCAAGGTGCCGGTGCTGATCCACGACGGCAAGCCCGTCTGCGAGTCGCTGGTCATCCTGCAGTACATCGACGAGGCCTTCGCCGGCATCGGCCCCTCTCTCCTCCCCGAGGATCCCCATGACCGCGCCGTTGCTCGCTTCTGGGCCGCTTACATAGACGGCACGGTATAGCATCCATCTCACCTCTCACGCCGGCTGATCCCTTAGAGCATATCTTGCTGATAGTTTCCTCGATCGATGCTGTTCTGGTGATAACTGTTGCAGTTCCTCAAAGCGTCGGGCCAGGCGTCGAGCGGCAagacggaggaggagaaggcggaggGGAAGAAGCACGCGGCCGCCGcggtggttagagcatctccactcgtccccccgacgaggcccccgcgagcattttttttccatccggacggcgtaattcggtccagtcgcgcccccggttcctcgattttgTCTGGATTTGGGCatgaattcatccggcgatcccacgccatccccggccccccggggagcgctcggggactccggacgaaacgaaagcgcgggaaataccgaggaaacttcccgcacgtctggtggccccaacttgtcggcgagagaaaccgatcgtcgtcctcatcgcatcgtcttccgcgcgctgtaaaagcctgccgccggtctgcattcgccggccacgcgacgagttaatgtcgtcgtcttccgcgcgcactaaaggctgctgccggtcagctcgccgcggacgcgtcacactccacgcggcattaatcccccgcgccagccgcacctatatacgccgctccgctcgccgcgaggcgtaccccgtgctccactctccctccactctccctataCTCTCCGACGATGgcgttctccgacgacgacggcgcagccaacaacggcttcccccgccgctcgctccacgcgtgggaggggcacctcctccaccaggcggggtacccctgcccgccggacacgaggcctcccggcggtgggtggcggctaagtcgtggcggcgtaccaatcccgccgccgcctcggggccaacttgtggtgacccggcataccactgcatggtgtagtatgcaagtctgatataacaccaatgaaacaccgttccactagtattatatcgctcagagtggtacaacagaaacatatgcgggtccaaggcatgtctatagaattacaactccgactctgttacagaagatcagcacagcctcctactttacaatgaggtaaatcttcaaataagctccagaagaacgactcgtagtctaatcctatcacgaactctatttgtagagtatctaactagctatagaggctaagaatagattctagctaaatatgagctaggtttaggaagctagttcctttctattgctaatctaggttttcttcttgttgattgtggtatctgactctcctgacatggtcctgtctcttgaagtagttgttgactcctcggccttcgagttgcactgtagatcctcctttgatgcctccgtacctaagcggggatttaagagtgggatgagtacgagcgtactcaacaagttcattataggaaagaggtgtttaatgcactagctacagccatagaccagaaagtcataggcatgcaagtttttgtaatcatttcttcaaaaggttgcttttattccgaagagctatgtccgtcggccttcaccggttgactagaacttcatggagttcctttccggcagcgttcgcagctccaaaacccggaacagggagtgatcggtcacgattcgttacactctcgcgaggtgtgttgctttacccataagagatcttaaccttggtgccaaccgggcaatttccccgtccacacttcctttggtgtgaggcccggtataaggtcctagtcaatcatgttcctccgctacctcgcacacccacccgttgttgcatgcgccgaccctgggtccacgtcggtcccattattcccgtaatttcagggtggaccccgaccacgacaacagtgctgggctctaccatacactcctacgccggtggctgcaacccatcatagaccgcaataccgtggggaacttcaggcttccccagcctaccgcttgttcctcgggcgacaagtgtctacggactatgccgtggggaacttcaggcttccccagcctaccgcttgcccccgacagatacaagtgtctacggtaaagcgcgtccgttgatgtacgagaggtggaaacacttttgactactccgtcccattccagatcttatggttaacacgggtattacggcacaagaatcactggacgacatttgttgtttaatcctagatggatataaacccttgcaatggaacctccaccatatcaacacaatccatggttccattgcccaccacatagtcatattcatagttatgaaaatagtggttttgttttttatgcaatagtgataaacatagtactttgcaagtaatttggtaaaaatactcaaatgacatgagcaagcgatgaacttgcctttcttgatcgcaagattatgcgatacaaggtcttcgatacgcaataactccaaattctgaaatagcatcatcgtccggtaaggacgatgtttaaaagattggcaaggatgcagtaatgcataagtatgagatgcaatcgctctaagcgtgacctaaccccgattatttaggattagtgagtggtagtgattagttcagggtgtgttgcacttttagagtgatttacaaacaaggttcttattcaggtttgtgttggtttagaatcataagcaagtgttaaaatgcatagtaacaatcatacacatcaaggaatagtggttgtataataagtaaagagcagttgtcaattttaagtcctatagtgcatggttgatgattacttattatattcttcaaaagaataacttttgaagaacatgttctttaataaagaacaagtatgataaataggttggtggggttatatggttgactatggtttcatctaattTCTGGAGTaattattagatggatcccaactatgttggattcatcaataattaaggcttgtatggttttagtgaagtacAAGTATCTTAGGCCAtcaatggttgctatcatggtgacATATCTTACTGGGaatagatagctagggtttataggttctattaggcagggttgacGACTACTCTatattttctttaaaagaataacttttgaagaacatacttcttaaggaataagaagtattacaattaaggtttaaGTTGTCTAggatttgctattggatccactaagtaaggaatagatGGTTccaaaataggatggttcatagttCCTTGGTACTTGTAGGATTTGGGGGAGTATGGGTATGTAATGCAGATTATTGGATAtaattgctattagggttcatcacaaggtgtgatgctaaataaggaTAACTAAGAATGAGATCTAAGTAATAGGAACTAGAGTTAATCCtaattgatcatctaggttttattaaGATGAACGCATTGAATATTATATTCTTAGTGACAGGCTTCTaccttttatgtggacatggcaagtGTTTAATGTCTATTGTGGTTCTATGATTGAAATAAAATATTATGATCATATGTTCTAACCTaaagtttaggttagaagcaatttagggttcacatggatTAATGGAGctgggttcctaattgaattagggttttaggaaacacatgaaatgataaggttgtagtATCATTCCagaaggaattagggtttcctaattactatATAGTTCTAAGGTTAATGACTTTAGTaataagttgaagttattaatagctttgaaataaaaataatattggatttggcattttattattttagaggaatttaataattaaggtaattattaatcagggtttaaatccttctaataaggatttaacaagttaacaaataaataaaattagttttaatgttttctttaatttctaattggttt contains:
- the LOC124663046 gene encoding probable glutathione S-transferase GSTU6 translates to MAGGGNGEVKLLGTWSSPFVLRVRLALSLKGVSYEYVEEDLKSKSQLLLESNPVYTKVPVLIHDGKPVCESLVILQYIDEAFAGIGPSLLPEDPHDRAVARFWAAYIDGTFLKASGQASSGKTEEEKAEGKKHAAAAVDNLEGALKECSKGKPFFGGDSPGYVDVVLGGVLVWLHAGDEMKGVKTFDPATTPLLAVWAESFDALDAVEAVMPDVSKLVEFAMAWIAQAAATAAAAAAATKGVFGSRTKWNGTEPFRV